In Tetrapisispora phaffii CBS 4417 chromosome 6, complete genome, a single genomic region encodes these proteins:
- the GDH2 gene encoding glutamate dehydrogenase (NAD(+)) (similar to Saccharomyces cerevisiae GDH2 (YDL215C); ancestral locus Anc_2.68), translated as MFLVSDVNNSKIPDISALSISSISDYHVFDFPGKDLQREQVIDLIDQQGFIPDDLIEQEVDWFYNSLGIDDLFFARETPELLSSIIHSLYASKLDSFTKLSCKTSDGSNLTRPNKSIRDLFKIKNKILTKDNHAIFMETSNLQITRSNERLIGNLENKASSLDSTIENAYNKNTLGSFGSNSLNIIGDETENVPYHLDGQIDELYLDNNSSLGTRSVSFWTPQSGLKLTFVYNCNFDGTTEKNITSEQLLNGDIDSISDKTMTQVSSLETKNYTVILIKLVKEREGPVIKTVNSSENNDEIRLLIAFKRFTTKNYYEAISTLFHYYRLSPSKFYLETFKLSNDVNNNSDNIVIFSIYLNRSQQLEDLSLGNNIELSLKQIEREASLLYAIPNNSFDKLYEQRLFSPQEAVYAHVSANFINHFINRLGSDYQSLIAELNVKESNIILLELVENLKRKLRTETFTLQMIISSLEKYYMIVSKLYKTFAEVHYRRDEQSLKETLSFQRLERLEPFKNDQEFESYLNKFIPNDSPALLILKTLNIFNKSILKTNFFVTRKVALSFRLDPKLIMPVSEYSETPYGIFYVIGNTFKGFHIRFREISRGGIRIVTSKNADIYESNTRNVIDENYQLALTQQCKNKDIPEGGSKGVILLSPGLTSSDQTFNAFSQYVDAIIDILIKDPLKETYVDLLGYEEILFFGPDEGTAGYVDWATQHARLRGCPWWKSFLTGKSASLGGIPHDEYGMTSLGVRAYVNALYRTLNLENTTIRKFQTGGPDGDLGSNEILLSTNNELYVAIVDGSGVLCDSNGLDSLELIKLANSRSTVSNYDMKKLSNMGFFVSVDDMDIMIPNSTIVANGTTFRNTFHTQIFKFVDKIDLFVPCGGRPNSINLNNLHYFIDDKTNKSRIPYIIEGANLFINKAAEIALDAHGCLLFKDMSVNKGGVTSSSLEVLASLSLNEEDFSQQFIGNSDEKSPLYKGYICEVQSRIQDSAEKEFKLLWDLKRKTNKPTAKLSDLISQTINKLNDDLIDSNELWMNDIKLRDYLLFKKIIPSLLTEVAGEADILKNIPVPYLKALLSSYLSSSFVYKFGVEVDIGNFLEYIGMLKREALESN; from the coding sequence ATGTTCTTAGTAAGTGATGTTAATAATTCCAAGATTCCTGATATTTCGGctctttcaatttcttctatCTCTGATTACCATGTTTTTGATTTCCCAGGTAAAGACTTACAACGTGAACAAGTTATTGATTTAATCGATCAACAAGGTTTTATCCCCGATGACTTAATTGAACAGGAAGTTGATTGGTTTTATAATTCTCTGGGTATCGACGATTTGTTTTTTGCCAGGGAAACTCCCGAATTATTGTCAAGTATAATTCATTCATTATACGCATCAAAATTAGATTCTTTCACAAAATTGTCTTGCAAAACAAGCGATGGGAGTAATTTAACTCGACCAAATAAAAGTATAAGggatttatttaaaattaaaaataaaattttgacAAAAGATAATCATGCAATATTTATGGAAACGAGCAATCTTCAGATAACAAGATCAAATGAAAGGTTGATTGgaaatttagaaaataagGCTTCATCACTAGACTCAACAATAGAAAACgcatataataaaaatacttTAGGTTCATTTGGAAGTAATTCTCTAAATATTATTGGCGATGAAACAGAAAATGTGCCATATCATTTGGATGGTcaaattgatgaattatatttagataataattcaagTTTAGGAACAAGATCCGTTTCGTTTTGGACCCCACAAAGTGGTCTCAAATTAAcatttgtatataattgtaattttgATGGTACtacagaaaaaaatataacttCAGAACAGTTACTAAATGGTGATATTGATTCTATCAGTGACAAAACAATGACACAAGTTTCATCATTAGAgacaaaaaattatacggttattttaatcaaattagttaaagaaagagaagGACCAGTCATTAAAACAGTCAATTCTtcagaaaataatgatgaaattagACTATTAATCGcatttaaaagatttacAACAAAAAACTATTATGAAGCAATTTCAACATTATTTCACTATTATCGATTATCTCCTTCCAAGTTTTATTTGGAGACATTCAAACTATCTAATGATGTTAATAACAATAGTGACAATATTGTTATCTTCTCTATTTACTTAAACAGATCACAACAATTGGAGGATTTATCGTTAGGTAACAATATTGAATTGTCATTGAAACAAATTGAAAGAGAAGcttctttattatatgcAATTCCAAACAATTCATTTGATAAGCTTTACGAACAAAGATTATTTTCTCCTCAAGAAGCTGTCTACGCACACGTATCAgcaaattttattaatcatTTTATCAACAGATTAGGCTCAGATTATCAATCACTAATTGCAGAGTTGAATGTCAAAGAAagtaatataattttattagagttagttgaaaatttaaagagaAAATTAAGGACAGAAACGTTTACATTGCAGATGATTATTTCAAGTctagaaaaatattatatgattgtttcaaaattatacAAAACTTTTGCAGAAGTTCATTATCGTAGAGATGAGCAGTCCTTAAAGGAAACATTATCATTTCAAAGATTAGAGCGTTTAGAACCATTCAAAAACGATCAAGAATTTGAATcgtatttgaataaatttattccaAATGATTCTCCAGCTCTATTAATCTTGAAAactttgaatatttttaataaatcaatattaaaGACAAACTTTTTTGTTACAAGAAAAGTTGCTTTATCATTTAGGTTGGATCCAAAACTAATTATGCCAGTATCTGAATATTCGGAAACTCCATATGGTATATTTTATGTCATCGGAAATACATTCAAAGGGTTCCATATCAGATTTAGAGAAATTTCTCGTGGTGGTATTCGAATTGTTACCTCCAAAAATGCAGATATTTACGAATCAAATACAAGAAATGTCATAGATGAAAACTACCAATTAGCCTTAACACAACAATGTAAAAACAAAGATATCCCAGAAGGTGGCTCAAAGGGAGTTATTCTATTATCACCAGGGTTAACTTCATCGGATCAAACATTTAACGCATTTTCTCAGTATGTCGATGCAATAATAGACATTTTAATTAAGGATCCATTAAAAGAAACTTACGTAGATTTACTAGGAtatgaagaaatattattttttggtCCTGATGAAGGAACTGCAGGTTATGTCGATTGGGCAACTCAACATGCAAGGTTAAGAGGTTGCCCATGGTGGAAGTCTTTCTTAACTGGCAAATCAGCATCGCTTGGTGGTATCCCTCATGACGAATATGGTATGACTTCCCTAGGTGTTCGTGCGTATGTCAACGCATTGTACAGAACATTAAATTTGGAGAATACTacaattagaaaatttcAAACTGGTGGACCAGATGGTGACTTAGGttcaaatgaaatattattgtctACCAATAATGAATTGTATGTCGCTATAGTCGATGGTTCAGGTGTGCTTTGTGATTCCAACGGTTTGGATTCTTTAGAATTAATCAAATTGGCTAATTCAAGAAGTACGGTATCAAATTATGatatgaaaaaattgagcAACATGGGATTCTTTGTTAGCGTCGATGACATGGATATAATGATCCCAAACAGTACCATAGTTGCGAATGGTACCACTTTCAGAAACACTTTCCATActcaaatttttaaatttgttgatAAGATTGATTTATTCGTACCATGTGGTGGCAGACCAAACTCAATTAACTTAAATAATCTTCATTACTTTATTGATGACAAGACAAACAAGAGTAGAATTCCATATATAATTGAAGGCGCCaatctttttattaataagGCTGCTGAAATTGCACTTGATGCTCATGGTTGTCTTTTATTCAAAGATATGTCAGTTAACAAAGGTGGTGTAACATCTTCGTCATTAGAGGTGTTGGCGTCATTGTCCctaaatgaagaagattttAGTCAACAATTTATTGGGAACAGTGATGAGAAATCACCATTATACAAAGGGTATATTTGTGAAGTTCAATCAAGAATTCAAGATAGTGCGGAGAAAGAGTTTAAATTACTATGGGATTTAAAGAGGAAAACAAATAAACCAACAGCAAAACTATCTGATTTAATTTCTcaaacaattaataaattaaatgatgacTTGATTGACTCGAATGAGTTATGGATGAATGATATTAAACTTCGggattatttattatttaagaaaATCATACCTTCTCTGTTGACTGAAGTTGCAGGCGAAGCAGATATCTTAAAGAATATTCCAGTTCCATACCTTAAAGCATTATTATCAAGTTACTTATCGAGTTCGTTTGTGTACAAGTTTGGGGTAGAGGTAGATATTGGTAATTTCTTAGAGTACATAGGGATGTTGAAAAGGGAGGCTTTAGAAagcaattaa